In a genomic window of Bemisia tabaci chromosome 1, PGI_BMITA_v3:
- the LOC109038896 gene encoding lysosomal phospholipase A and acyltransferase isoform X1: MYILKNKFNFFPLSKFSISFCVVSCVLPTILSFNFRRGNVSSYDFRTMNMSPVILIPGVVGSIIEGTWRTHGQPRLCTAKEKDWEVLWLSLKTAFGGKPLKCWVFRYKLIYNRTAHKSSNQDGVKTRVMGDFGSLKAVEYLTKDLITRIGTGYFDDIGKALRKSGYSTKRNLKGAAYDGRYAPPQLEEKYGYFTSLAKLVEQLANDSGRKVTLVSHSMGGLIGSHFLTKQPPEWKDKYINLFVPISTPWLGSPMAVSGFIEGTNFDVPTFKKSVMRDLVRTFQSVALLLLSEEAYNRTVIVEWPEQNKTYTAADYKQLFTDIKYEDGFLMREDVRSLMPVAGDKLGVNIVCIWSKSVQTKFKMVVKGDIANPTSVSYETVDGDGTVTLDSLRYCETFPNVTTQEYTGLDHLKIVYSKDFINYLQSVLVNAKPL, from the exons ATGTATATactgaaaaataagtttaatttttttccgctcTCTAAATTCTCCATCTCATTTTGTGTTGTGTCTTGTGTCCTTCCGACAATTCTGAGCTTTAACTTCAGAAGAGGAAACGTGTCGAGCTATGACTTCAGAACCATGAACATGTCTCCGgttattttaa TCCCTGGAGTGGTTGGGAGTATAATAGAGGGTACATGGCGGACACACGGGCAACCACGCCTCTGCACCGCCAAGGAGAAAGACTGGGAAGTGCTGTGGCTCAGTTTGAAAACCGCATTTGGAGGAAAACCTTTAAAATGCTGg GTTTTCAGGTACAAGCTAATCTACAATCGAACCGCACATAAGAGCAGCAATCAAGATGGGGTGAAGACGCGAGTGATGGGAGATTTCGGAAGCCTGAAGGCTGTTGAATATTTGACAAAGGATTTGATAACTAGGATTGGGACTGGTTACTTCGATGACATCGGGAAAGCTCTCCGGAAAAGCGGCTACAGTACCAAACGTAACTTGAAAGGGGCGGCCTACGACGGTCGCTATGCACCAC CGCAACTAGAAGAAAAGTATGGTTATTTCACGAGCCTAGCAAAATTGGTCGAACAGCTTGCCAATGACTCAGGACGTAAGGTAACACTGGTCTCTCACAGCATGGGTGGTTTAATTGGGTCTCACTTCCTGACCAAGCAACCACCGGAGTGGAAAGACAAATACATTAACCTCTTCGTTCCTATCTCAACACCATGGCTGGGAAGCCCTATGGCTGTGTCGGGTTTCATCGAAG GGACTAATTTTGACGTTCCAACGTTCAAGAAGTCGGTTATGAGAGATCTCGTCAGAACCTTTCAGTCCGTGGCTCTCCTGTTACTTTCCGAGGAAGCATACAATAGAACAGTAATCGTTGAATGGCCGGAGCAAAACAAGACGTACACAGCAGCTGACTACAAGCAATTATTCAC TGACATCAAGTACGAGGATGGATTTCTGATGAGGGAGGACGTCCGTTCGTTGATGCCCGTCGCAGGCGATAAACTAGGAGTAAATATTGTGTGTATttggtcaaaatcagttcaaacaaaatttaa GATGGTCGTGAAAGGCGATATTGCTAATCCAACATCTGTCAGTTACGAGACCGTGGACGGAGATGGGACCGTGACCCTTGACAGTTTACGGTACTGCGAGACATTTCCTAACGTGACCACCCAAGAGTACACTGGTCTTGATCACCTGAAGATAGTTTACTCGAAGGACTTCATCAACTACCTCCAATCAGTCCTCGTAAACGCAAAACCCCTCTGA
- the LOC109038896 gene encoding lysosomal phospholipase A and acyltransferase isoform X2 has translation MYILKNKFNFFPLSKFSISFCVVSCVLPTILSFNFRRGNVSSYDFRTMNMSPVILIPGVVGSIIEGTWRTHGQPRLCTAKEKDWEVLWLSLKTAFGGKPLKCWVFRYKLIYNRTAHKSSNQDGVKTRVMGDFGSLKAVEYLTKDLITRIGTGYFDDIGKALRKSGYSTKRNLKGAAYDGRYAPRTNFDVPTFKKSVMRDLVRTFQSVALLLLSEEAYNRTVIVEWPEQNKTYTAADYKQLFTDIKYEDGFLMREDVRSLMPVAGDKLGVNIVCIWSKSVQTKFKMVVKGDIANPTSVSYETVDGDGTVTLDSLRYCETFPNVTTQEYTGLDHLKIVYSKDFINYLQSVLVNAKPL, from the exons ATGTATATactgaaaaataagtttaatttttttccgctcTCTAAATTCTCCATCTCATTTTGTGTTGTGTCTTGTGTCCTTCCGACAATTCTGAGCTTTAACTTCAGAAGAGGAAACGTGTCGAGCTATGACTTCAGAACCATGAACATGTCTCCGgttattttaa TCCCTGGAGTGGTTGGGAGTATAATAGAGGGTACATGGCGGACACACGGGCAACCACGCCTCTGCACCGCCAAGGAGAAAGACTGGGAAGTGCTGTGGCTCAGTTTGAAAACCGCATTTGGAGGAAAACCTTTAAAATGCTGg GTTTTCAGGTACAAGCTAATCTACAATCGAACCGCACATAAGAGCAGCAATCAAGATGGGGTGAAGACGCGAGTGATGGGAGATTTCGGAAGCCTGAAGGCTGTTGAATATTTGACAAAGGATTTGATAACTAGGATTGGGACTGGTTACTTCGATGACATCGGGAAAGCTCTCCGGAAAAGCGGCTACAGTACCAAACGTAACTTGAAAGGGGCGGCCTACGACGGTCGCTATGCACCAC GGACTAATTTTGACGTTCCAACGTTCAAGAAGTCGGTTATGAGAGATCTCGTCAGAACCTTTCAGTCCGTGGCTCTCCTGTTACTTTCCGAGGAAGCATACAATAGAACAGTAATCGTTGAATGGCCGGAGCAAAACAAGACGTACACAGCAGCTGACTACAAGCAATTATTCAC TGACATCAAGTACGAGGATGGATTTCTGATGAGGGAGGACGTCCGTTCGTTGATGCCCGTCGCAGGCGATAAACTAGGAGTAAATATTGTGTGTATttggtcaaaatcagttcaaacaaaatttaa GATGGTCGTGAAAGGCGATATTGCTAATCCAACATCTGTCAGTTACGAGACCGTGGACGGAGATGGGACCGTGACCCTTGACAGTTTACGGTACTGCGAGACATTTCCTAACGTGACCACCCAAGAGTACACTGGTCTTGATCACCTGAAGATAGTTTACTCGAAGGACTTCATCAACTACCTCCAATCAGTCCTCGTAAACGCAAAACCCCTCTGA
- the LOC109038896 gene encoding lysosomal phospholipase A and acyltransferase isoform X3 encodes MHHVTQLEEKYGYFTSLAKLVEQLANDSGRKVTLVSHSMGGLIGSHFLTKQPPEWKDKYINLFVPISTPWLGSPMAVSGFIEGTNFDVPTFKKSVMRDLVRTFQSVALLLLSEEAYNRTVIVEWPEQNKTYTAADYKQLFTDIKYEDGFLMREDVRSLMPVAGDKLGVNIVCIWSKSVQTKFKMVVKGDIANPTSVSYETVDGDGTVTLDSLRYCETFPNVTTQEYTGLDHLKIVYSKDFINYLQSVLVNAKPL; translated from the exons ATGCACCACGTCA CGCAACTAGAAGAAAAGTATGGTTATTTCACGAGCCTAGCAAAATTGGTCGAACAGCTTGCCAATGACTCAGGACGTAAGGTAACACTGGTCTCTCACAGCATGGGTGGTTTAATTGGGTCTCACTTCCTGACCAAGCAACCACCGGAGTGGAAAGACAAATACATTAACCTCTTCGTTCCTATCTCAACACCATGGCTGGGAAGCCCTATGGCTGTGTCGGGTTTCATCGAAG GGACTAATTTTGACGTTCCAACGTTCAAGAAGTCGGTTATGAGAGATCTCGTCAGAACCTTTCAGTCCGTGGCTCTCCTGTTACTTTCCGAGGAAGCATACAATAGAACAGTAATCGTTGAATGGCCGGAGCAAAACAAGACGTACACAGCAGCTGACTACAAGCAATTATTCAC TGACATCAAGTACGAGGATGGATTTCTGATGAGGGAGGACGTCCGTTCGTTGATGCCCGTCGCAGGCGATAAACTAGGAGTAAATATTGTGTGTATttggtcaaaatcagttcaaacaaaatttaa GATGGTCGTGAAAGGCGATATTGCTAATCCAACATCTGTCAGTTACGAGACCGTGGACGGAGATGGGACCGTGACCCTTGACAGTTTACGGTACTGCGAGACATTTCCTAACGTGACCACCCAAGAGTACACTGGTCTTGATCACCTGAAGATAGTTTACTCGAAGGACTTCATCAACTACCTCCAATCAGTCCTCGTAAACGCAAAACCCCTCTGA
- the LOC109038897 gene encoding uncharacterized protein, with product MLQLCLLVDRRLQSHRYPGKFLNYSAVSNVNIMLAKIILIIYSMLIFIHAVYSLPTIAVRGKCTPGELVFVQCNLCTCSPKGEPNQVCAEMWCPPDARVKHLYPNPFQKFYPNR from the exons ATGCTACAGCTATGTTTACTCGTTGACCGTCGACTACAAA GTCACAGATACCCaggaaaattcttaaattatTCAGCAGTATCGAATGTTAACATAATGTTGGCTAAAATAATACTAATCATTTACTCTATGCTGATTTTTATTCATGCGGTGTACTCCTTACCAACTATCGCAGTGAGAG gaaaatgcACACCTGGTGAGTTGGTTTTCGTTCAGTGTAACTTATGCACGTGCAGCCCGAAAGGAGAGCCGAATCAAGTCTGCGCGGAAATGTGGTGCCCTCCGGACGCTCGGGTCAAGCACTTATACCCCAAcccctttcaaaaattttaccccAACAGGTAA